The Erythrobacter sp. genome segment GGCGCTCTCAGGAGGACGGGTCTGTGTTGCTGCCATGACACGGGGCTAAACCCATTTGCCGCCCGAGGCAAAGATTAAAGTTGAAAGATGGTTCATGTTTCAATACTAGCCTTTGCCAACGAAATGTCTCTTGGGAGAGAATCGATGACGAAGGCCCTTCTTTGGCAATCCACCGCTGCTGCGCTTGTGCTGGGCGCACTCGCGCTGCCCACTCAGGCTCAGGCGCAGCAGGCTCCGGCCGATCCGGAAGCGGAAGGCGAAAACGGCGGCACCATCATCGTCACCGCCCGTCGGCGCGAGGAACGACTGCTGGATGTGCCGGTGGCGGTCAGCAGCTTCGGCGGCGAGGAACTGCAGCGGCGCGGCTCGGTCGATCTCACCGATATCGCCCAGATCACGCCCAACACCACGCTGGAGGAATCGCGCGGCACCAATTCCACGCTGTCCGCCTTCATTCGCGGAATCGGCCAGCAGGACCCGGTCTCGGGCTTCGAACAGGGCGTCGGCATCTATCTCGATGATGTATACCTGAACCGTCCGCAGGCTGCCGTGCTCGACATCTACGATGTGGAGCGGATCGAAGTGCTGCGCGGACCGCAGGGGACGCTCTATGGCCGCAACACCATTGGCGGCGCGGTGAAGTATGTCACCAGCGAACTGCCCGACGATCCCATGGTGCGGCTGCGCGGCACGGTGGGCACCTATGGCCGCGCCGAAGGCATCGTTACCGCCTCTACCCCGATCACCGACATCGTCCGCGTGGGCGCATCGGTCGCCCGCCTGTCGCGGGACGGGTTCGGCGAGAACCTCACCACCGGGGAAGAGAACTACAACAAGGATATCTGGGCCGCGCGCGGCACCATCGAAGTCGGCGGCAACGGCGAGCCCTACCTGCTGCGCGTGACCGGCGACTATACCCACGACCAGAGCAATGCCCGCGGCGGCCACCGGCTGATTCCGGGTGCGGTTTCGGGCGCGCCGGTGCTGGACAACGTGTTCGACACACGCGGCGGGCTGGTCGATCCCGAGCAGGATGTCGAAGGCTTCGGCATTGCCATCAACGCCCGCGTCGACCTGTCCGACGCGCTGACGCTGCGCTCGATCACTTCCTATCGCGGCGACGACAGCGCCAGCCCGATCGATTTCGACGCGCTCCCTGCGGTCGATGTCGATGTGCCGGCGTTCTATTCGAACGAGCAGGTGAGCCAGGAAGTCCAGCTGATCTGGGACGATGGCGGCGCCTTCACCGGCCTGCTCGGCGGCTATTACCTCGATGCCCGCGCCGATACCGCGTTCGACGTGCGGCTGTTCACCACCTTTGCCGGTTTCACGGCCTTCACCCAGGCCAATGTCGATACCGAGACCTTCGCGGTGTTCGGCGATTTCACCTACGACATCACCGAACAGCTCAGCCTGTCGCTGGGCGGGCGCTATACCTGGGATGAGCGGCAGGCGACGATCCTGCGGCAGAACTATCTTGGCGGCGGTTCGCCGGTGTTCGGCGGCGCGGGGATTCCCTTCGGCGCGCCAGGGACCAATTTCGACGGGGCCGCGAACTTCAACAAGTTCACCCCGCGCGTTTCGCTGAGCTTCCAGCCGACGCCCGACCACAATATCTACGCCAGCTTCTCGCAGGGCTTCAAGGGCGGCGGGTTCGATCCGCGCGGCGTGGGCGTGAACGCGCCTGCCGCCACGCCGGGCGCACCGACCGATGCGGAAATCGCCGATTTCCTCAGCTTCGATCCGGAAACGGTGGACAGCTACGAAGTGGGCTACAAGGGCAGCCTGCTCGACGATGCGCTCTATGTCGCAGTGGCGGGCTTCTATGCCGACTATACCAATGTGCAAATCCCGGGCTCGGTGGCCTGCAATGTCGGCGGTATCGCCACCTTCTGCGGCGTGGTGTCGAACGCCGGGGCAGCGGAATTCTACGGCCTGGAATTCGAAACCAACGCTCGGCTGGCCGAAGACATGCTGGCTTCAGGCGACGAATTGCGGCTGCTCGGCTCGCTCGGCTGGATCAATGCCGAATATACCGAATTCGTCACCAACATCGGCGGCGTGCCGACCGACGTATCCGAATTCCGCGAAGTGCAGAACACTCCCGAATGGAGCGGCAGCGCGACGCTGGGCTATTCCACTCCGATGGGCGGCGGTGAACTCTATCTCGGCAGCACGCTGTCGTACCGCAGTTCGACGACGCAATTCGAAATTCCCAGCCCCTTCCTCGATCAGGGCGGCTTCGCTCTGTGGGATGCCAGTATCGTCTATACGGCGGACAGCGGGTTCACCCTCGGCCTTTACGGGCGCAACCTGACCGACAAGGAATATCGCACTTCGGGCTATACCTTCATTCAGGGCAATGCGGTGACGGGAGTCCCGACCATCGGGACCAACGGTCGCCCGATCCCCTCGCTCGGCACCGAAGGAACGCTGACGGCGTTCTACGGCAACCCGCGGCAGGTCTATCTTACCGCCACGATCGAATTCTGATCGCCGGTCAGGATCTGGCGGTGGAATACCGGGAGCACCGATACGCCAGCGCGGATGGGCGGCTGGAGCTTTTCGCGCGTGACTATGCCAGTGATGGGGCAGGTAATGGCACGCCGCTGCTGCTGATGCACGGGCTGACGCGCAACAGCGGCGATTTCGAACCGCTGGCGGCGCATCTGGCCGGGGACTATCGCCTGATCGTCCCCGACCAGCGCGGGCGCGGGCTATCGCAAGTCGATCCCGATCCGGCCAACTACCGGCCCGACGTCTATGCGCAGGATATGTTCGCCCTGCTTGCCAGTCTGGGGGTGGAAAGCCCCGGCCTGATCGGCACCTCGATGGGCGGGCTGATGGCCATGGTGATGAATGCCGTGGCACCCGGCACCTTTCCGGGGATCGTGTTCAACGACATCGGCCCGGTGCTCGCAACCGAGGGGCTGGCGCGGATCGGCTCCTATGTCGGTGGCGGGCAGCCGATGGCTGACTGGGACGAGGCCGCGCGCGCCTGTGCGGCGATCAACGGCGATGCCTTCCCCGATTTCGGAGAAGCCGATTGGCAGGCCTGGGCGCGGCGTACCTGCAGGGCGCTGCCCGACGGGCTGATTGCCTTTGCCTACGATTCCGCCATCGCCAGTGGCTTTGCCGATGTCGGCGACACGCCGCAGCCCGATCTCTGGCCGCTGTGGGATATGCTGGGGACTACGCCGGTGCTGGCGATCCGCGGTGCATTGTCGGACCTGCTCACGCCGGATACGCTGGCCGAAATGCGAAAACGCCATGCGGGGCCTTTCGCCAGTGTGACCGTACCCGATCGCGGCCATGCCCCGCTGCTCGACGAACCCGTGGCGCTTGAAGCCATTACAGAGTTCCTGAAGGACCATTGCCCATGACCGTCACCGCTGCCGCAAGGCCCGATCCGCACCGCAACGTGGTGCTGGGAATGCTGCTGGTGGTGTACATTTTCAACTTCGTCGACCGGCAGATCCTTTCGATCCTCGCCGCGCCGATCCAGGCCGACCTGCAACTGGACGATGCGCAGATGGGGCTCCTCGGCGGCCTCGCCTTCGCGCTGCTCTATTCGACGATGGCAGTGCCGCTGGCGGCGCTGGCAGACCGGACCAGCCGGAGCTGGGTGATCGCAGTCTCGCTGTTCGCGTGGAGCGGGTTCACAGCTGCCTGCGGGCTGGCGCAGAATTTCTGGCACATCTTCCTTGCCCGGCTCGGCGTGGGCATCGGCGAAGCAGGGGGCGTGGCGCCATCCTACGCGCTGATCGGCGACTATTTCCCCAGTTCGCAACGCGCCACCGCACTCTCGGTCTATTCGCTCGGCATTCCGATCGGTTCGGGACTCGGGGTGCTGCTGGGCGGTTATATCGCGGCGACGGTGGACTGGCGGGCAGCGTTCTTCGCGGTCGGACTGCTCGGCGTGCTGGTGGTGATACCGTTCAAGCTGCTGGTGCGCGACAAGTTGAAACCACCGGTGGCGGCAAATGCGCCTGCCCTTCCCGCGCGCCCCACCTTGCGCGAAACCGCCGCGGTGCTGGCGCGCAAGCCTTCGTTCTGGTTCCTCTCCTTCGGCGCGGCGATGTCCTCGATGCTCGGCTACGGCATCGCCTTCTGGCTGCCGAGCCTGCTGATCCGCAGCTTCGGCTATACCCTCGTGGAAGCCTCGCAATTCTTCGGCGCGCTGCTGCTGATCGGCGGCGTGGCAGGTGTTATGGCGGGGGGCTTGCTCGCAGACCGGCTGGGCGGGCGGGATCGGGCCTACTATTCTTGGCTGCCGGGCGTGGGCTTCTTCCTTGGCGCACCGCTGTTTGCGGCTGGGATCCTGAGCAGCAATGCCAGTATCGCCTTCCTGCTGTTCCTGCTGCCGCAAGCGCTCGCCTATGTCTGGCTCGGCCCGGTGCTCTCGGCGATCCAGCACCTGGTGGTGCCCGCCGCGCGTTCGACCGCATCGGCGCTATTCCTGCTGATCAACAACCTGATCGGGCTGGGCGGCGGAATCTACGCGCTGGGTGCCTTGTCCACCTTCCTTGCGCCCACCTATGGCGAGGAAGCGCTGCGCTGGTCGATGCTCTACGCACTTGGCCTCTACGGCGTGGCAGCGCTGCTGATGGCGGCGGCGGGGCCGCATCTGCGCAAGGACTGGGTCGCCGAGTAGCGCCTGCGGGAAAGCCCGCGATTCCCTCCTGAAATTGCCGTCTCCTAGGGAAACGATATGTCACATATTGTTTAGCAATATTATTGATTGACAATATGCCGCGACTCAGCCATATCGATATTCAGTAACCCACATATAGGAGATCGATAATGTCACGCTTCACCACCCACACCTTCGCCGCGCTGCTCGCCGTGGCCATCACCGCCACCAGCCTGTTCGCCGTCACCGACGTGCCCGGCCAGCCGCGCCTCGCGCTGGGCGCCGCGCCGGTCCTGGCCTGATCCGGCCGCAGGGGGAGAGACACCATGTCCACATTCAAATCCGACCCGCTGCTGGGAATTGCCGGGGCGATCCTCTGGTTCATGCTCGGCGTGATGGCCTTTGCCGGGATGATCGTCGTGCTCTGCATTCCCGCCGTGCTGATCTGGGGGGGTGAATTCGTCAACGCCGCAGACCTGCCACCGCTGACCATGAATGTCAGAATGCTGATCGCTCTGCTACTCGCAGGCGTTGCCGGACTGCTTTACCTCGGCTGGCGGTTCTTCCGGGCGATGCAAGCCATCCTGCGCAGTGTGGGCGAAGGCGATCCCTTCATCCCCGCCAATGCCAGCCGGTTGACGGCGATGGCGTGGATCATGCTCGCCATCAATGTCCTGTCGATCCCGCTGGGGGCACTGGGCATGTATATCGCCGATCTGGCAGGCGAGGCCGATGTCCATGCCGAGGCCGGTATCGATGCCGGTGGCCTGGTACTGATCCTCACCCTCTTCATCCTCGCAAGGGTGTTCCGCAAGGGCACCGAAATGCGCGAAGATCTCGAAGGGACCGTGTGATGCCCGCTGAAGAAGGAACCAACATCGTGGTCAAACTCGACGACCTGCTCCACGCCCGCCGCATGACGCTGACCGAACTGGCAGAACGCGTCGGACTCACCCTCGCCAACCTGTCGATCCTCAAGACCGGCAAGGCCAAGGCGATCCGCTTCTCGACCCTGGAAGCGATCTGCCGCGAACTCGACTGCCAGCCGGGGGACTTGCTGGGGTACGATACCGCAGCGTAATCATCTTCGTGAGTCCCTGCGCAGGCGGGGACCTCGTTTCTTCCACTCTGGCAAGACCGAACGAGACCCCCGCCTGCGCGGGGGTTCATGCTTTGGCCGGTTCGGCCCCCGGCCCTTCCGATTCAGAAAAGCAGGATGACCACGATGATGATAAGGATCAGCGTACCCAGCCCGATTGTGACGTTGCGACCCATAACTTCTCTCCTGTAAAATCCCATCTTCAGGCCAACAGCGTTTGGCGGACGGGGATGTTCCCCGCTTGACTCATGGCCCGCATAAGCTAATGGCCTGCCCGATCGGCAAAGTCGCAAGACTCGCCGGTCATCCGTCCGAGACAGTTGGTGACCGGAATCTGCCGGTCTTAATTTCCAGCCTAGACGGGGACAGAGTTTACGGCGGCTCCGCACAGGAACCGCCCTTCGCGTGATGTTCACGCACCTCCTTCCCCATCAAACGGACTTTGCTGCGGGGCATGAGCCTCGTGGTAATTTGAGCCGGTTGCGGTCCTGTCACAAGGCCCGCAGCCATAGTGAAGGAGTACGGCATGGATCGTTCGCAGAAATCCGAAGCGGTCGCCGAGCTGAACGCAGTCTTCAACGAGGTTGGAGTGGTGGTTGTCACCCGCAATCTCGGCATGACGGTGGAGCAATCCACTGCCCTGCGCGGGAAGATGCGCGATGCCGGTGCAAGCTTCAAGGTTGCGAAGAACCGTCTCGCCAAACTCGCCGTCAAGGACACCGATTACACGGGGCTGGATGAATATCTCACCGGTCCCGTCGGCCTCGCCTGGTCGAAAGACCCGGTCGCGGCTGCCAAGGCTGTCGTCGAATTCGCGAAAACGAACGACAAGCTGGAAATCGTCGGTGGATCGATGGGCGCGCAAGTGCTCGACGAAGCAGGCATCCGGTCTTTGGCCTCGATGCCCAGCCTCGACGAGCTGCGCGGCAAGATCGTCGGCCTCGTCAACGCTCCGGCAACCAAGGTTGTCCGGACGATTGCCGAGCCCGCCGGAATGCTGGCGCGTGTCATCGGCGCCTACGCGGCGAAGGATGCTGCCTGAGTTTCAGGCGCAAGAGACGTTTTTTCGAATTTCGAAACGAAACATTCTGGGGCCCAGGAAATGGTTCTTTTGCCCCGCCCATAATTTGGAGTGAACATCATGGCTGATATTGCCAAGCTTGTAGAAGACCTGTCGGCGCTGACCGTCATGGAAGCCGCCGAACTCGCCAAGGCGCTTGAAGAAGCGTGGGGCGTTTCCGCCGCTGCTGCTGTTGCCGTGGCCGGCCCCGCCGGTGGCGCGCCCGCCGAAGCAGTTGAAGAGCAGACCGAATTCGACGTGATCCTCACCGGCGACGGTGGCAAGAAGATCCAGGTCATCAAGGAAGTCCGCGCCATCACCGCGCTCGGCCTGACCGAAGCCAAGACCCTCGTGGAATCGGCTCCGAAGGCGATCAAGGAAGGCGTCAACAAGGCCGAAGCCGAAGAGATCAAGGCCAAGATCGAAGCCGCTGGCGGCACGGTCGAGATCAAGTAATCTCGAAAACGATTTTGCAGGTGTCTTGAAGCACCTGCGGAAGGAAGGGCGGTACCGCAAGGTGCCGCCCTTTTTCAATGCCCATTGGCTCCGCTACCTTGCAACCTCGCGGCAACCCTAGCTGCGCGACCGCAAGGAAATCCGCCGGTTCAGTTCGCGATAAAACGCATCGAGATCATCGACATCGACGTCAAGCACTTCATCCCATTCGCGCAGAAGGTGCTCGATGTCCTCACGTGTATGATTTCCTGCCGGGGTAACCGGCTCAAGCAGGGCAGGACCTGCACGGTGCGGCCAGTGGTGCCCTGTGGCGTTGTTGTAGGCCCATCCGGCCACAGCCAGCATCACCACATTGGTCGCGATCGGCACCAGATGCGGCCACGACCACATCTCAGGCCCGCTTGCTCCCAGCGCACAAAGCAGAGCGCTGGCACCGCCCGGCGGGTGCAGGCAGCGGGCGAGGCTCATGCAGGCGATCGCCAGCCCCACGGCGAGGCTGGCGGCAAGCCAGGGCGATCCGAGGTAGGCCCCCAACCCGAGGCCGATGAGCGCAGAAAGGAGATTGCCCCCGATGACGGGCCACGGCTGGGCCAGGGGACTCGCGGGAACGGCAAAGACCAGCACTGCGGAAGCGCCCAGTGGTGCCACCAGCCACGGCAGGTCGGCACTGTTCTGGCCGAGCAGGAGTCGAGTCAGCAACGCAGAACAACCGATCGCGATCGTCGCGCCCACTGCACCGCGCAACCAGCCGATGTGGCCGAGCGCTGCCTGCGGCAGAAGCGTTGCCGAACGATCGAGAAAAGCCTGGAACAAGGTGGGGTTTCTATCTGCTGCTGCGGGACCGGCGCGCTTGTGGGGCAATCCGCAGTCGATTGCAGCAAAGAATTGTTCGTCCTGGCGCAAGTTGCGGTAACCGTCTGCCCGGAGCAGCCCCTTTCCTACTTCCGCCTGCCGTGCTCGGCAGCAGCCATGCACGCGTCGCCTGCCTTGCTCCACCCGCGTTCGGATTCGCCGCCGCCGCTAGGCCACGTCTTGCTCTGCAAAGGGTGTCGCTTCGCGGTGCAGGGTTACACGATTACCCGCCAGGGTGACAGAGGGCGGTTTCTTGCCCCTGGACTGTGCTCCAAGTGCTCCATAATTCCCCGCCTTCGCTGGGCCAGCCCACGCCAAAACGGCCCGGAGCGCGAAGCTCCGGGCCGTCCTGGGTGGCGACCCCTCGGGTCGCTCTCGGTACGTTTAGCGCAGCAACGAGAGAACGTTCTGCTGGCTCTGGTTGGCCTGCGCCAGCATGGCGGTGCTCGCCTGGCTGAGGATCTGCGATTTCGCCAGCGCGGTCGTTTCCGCCGAGTAATCGGTGTCCATGATGCGGCTGCGGGCGTCGGCCAGGTTGGTGGAATTGGTGGTCAGGTTGTTGATCGCCGATTCCAGCCGGTTCTGACCGGCACCCAGGGTGGCGCGGGTGGCGCTGATGTCTTCGAGCGCCGCGTCGACCGCCGTAATCGTGGTGTCGGCCAGCGCGGTGGTCGTCACATCGAGCGCGGTGGCAGTCAGGTTGGTGCCGTCGATGCCGACGCTGGTGAGATCCACCGTGTTGGTGGCATCGGTAGCGATCGTCACCGTCACATCAGTACCCGCCGTGGTGCTGAACAGCGTCACGCCGTTGAATTCGGTGTTGGCAAGGATGTCGCTGATCTGTTCCTGCAACTGGTCGACTTCGGCATCCATGTGGCCACGATCGGCAGCGGAATAGGTGTCCGTTTTCGACTGCACGGCGAGTTCACGGACGCGCTGCAGCATATTGCTCACTTCATCCAGCGCACCTTCCGCGGTCTGCGCCAGGGCAATACCGTCGTTGGCGTTGCGGGCGCCCTGCTTCATGGCGCGAATGTCGGCGGTCATCGTGGTGGCGATGGCGAGGCCGGCGGCATCGTCCTTCGCACCGTTGATGCGCTTGCCGGTGGATAAGCGCTCCATGGCGACTGCCTGCATGCGGTCAGCCATGCTCGAAGCGTTCGAAGCGCGCAGCGCGCTGATGTTGGTGTTGATAACGGCCATGATTGGTCTCCTGATTGGGTGTCTTCGTTGGGTCTAAGTGTCGTAGCCGCAGCCTTCCGAACCTTGCGTTTGGCGCGGCTGCCAAGACCCAGAGCGGCCCCCGGCGGGAATGTTTAAGGGAGGCAGATCAACCCGGCCCGTTCGGCATTAGGTATTAGTGCGAGGGATTAACTTTTCGCTTCGTTGCCCGTTGAGGCCCGAATGGCGTGCCAACAAGGTTAACAGGGGCAAGGCAATGACACGGGTTTCAAGCACGCCGGAGCTGCAAAAAAAACATCCGGAAGTGGCCGGCCACGCGGCGGCGATTGTCGCCAGCCTGCCCGGAACCGCTCGCCTGGTGCTTTGCGAGCCGGGTGAAGTTTCTCCCGGCGGTCGCCGGGACGACCGGATGGTGACGATTGCCCACGCCGATGTGCCCGCACTCGAACTGCTGGGCAGCAACGCCGCCCGGATTGCCTATCCAGCCGCCGAAGCCGAAGCTGCGCGCGCCGCGCTGGTTGCCGCCGCGATTGCGCCCGGCGAGCCGGTGGCGGCGGACAGCGGCACCATCGCCATGCTCACTCTCGCCCAGCGGGTAGGGCAGAGCGAAATCCCGGTACTGGTCGAAGGGCCGACAGGGACCGGCAAGGAAGTGCTCGCCCGCTTCATCCACAACTCCAGCCCCCGCGCCACCGGCCCGTTCGTGGCGGTGAACTGCGCGGCAATGCCTGAAACCATGCTCGAAGCGCTGCTGTTCGGCCATCGCAAGGGTGCTTTTACCGGCGCGACCGAAGCGAGCGAGGGCTTCTTTCGCGCGGCTGACGGGGGCACGCTGCTGCTCGACGAGTTGGGCGAAATGCCGCTCAGCCTGCAAGCCAAACTGCTGCGGGTGCTGGAAGAGGGCGAAGTGGTGCCGCTGGGGGCTACTGTGCCGATCCCGGTCGATGTCCGCATCATTGCCTGCACCAACCGAGATCTGGCGCAGGAAATTGCCGAGGGGCGATTCCGCGAGGATCTGTACTTCCGTCTCAACGTCTTCCCGCTCCAGCTCGAAGCGCTGCGCGAGCGGCGTGCCGACATCGCTCCGCTCGCTTTCACCATGCTGCTGCGCCATACGCCGGACCGGGGCAACATCCCGTGGCTGTCCAGCGCCGCGATCGCCAAGCTGGAAACGCATTGCTGGGCGGGCAATGTGCGCGAACTGGCCAATGTCGTGCGCCGGGCGCTGCTCCTGCTGGGCCATGGCCCAGTCATCGGGCCGGACCACATCGTGTTCGATCACCGCGCCCGCGTGGTCGCAGCGCGTGAAATGGCCACCCCGCTGACTGAAACCGCACCGCGCGTCCTCGGCGACAGCGCCCCGCGCCACCTGTCCAGCATCGCCCGCCATTCGGAAATGCAGGCCATCGCCGACACTCTTTCCGCAAATGACGGTAACCGCCAGGCCACTGCACGGGCGCTGGGAATCTCCGAGCGCACGCTGCGCTACCGCCTTGCCACCATGCGCGAGGCCGGATTGCTGGCCGCAGGCGGCGTGCGATGAGCAGCGTGGGACCAGCCGCGATGGGTGGCCTGCAGGACGTGCTGGCGCTGCGCCGGCAGATTGCCGACCAGTCGGAAACCCTGCGCGGCCTGCGCGAATCGGGATCGCCCACCGCTGCGCCGCAACCCGCCGCCACCACCATCGGGGGCGGCTTTGCCGAAACGCTTCGTACCACCATTGACCAGGTCAGCGCCACGCAGGCGCGCTCCAGTGCGATTACCGAAGCCTATGAGCGCGGCGAAGTGACGGACATCGCGCAGGTAATGCTGGCACGGCAGGAATCATCGGTAGCCTTCGAAGCCACCCTGCAGGTGCGCAACAAGCTGCTTTCAGCCTACCAGGAAATCATGCGGATGGGAGTTTGATGAATGGCTGAAGCAACGCTTCCATCTCCCACAGGGTCACCTTCAGCGGGTGGCCTGTTGCCCGAACGGCTTGCCGCAGCGCTGGGCCAACCCGCCGTCCGCCGCGTGCTTCCAGCGCTGGCCGGAATCGGCGCCATGGCCGCCGTGAGTCTTGCCTATCTGGCGCTGGCCGAAGGGCCGCAACGGGTACTCTATTCGACTCTCTCCGATGCCGAACGCGCGGGCGTCGTCACCACGCTGGAAACCGGCGGCATTTCCTACGACATCGATTCCGCCACCGGGATGCTCAGCGTAGCGGAAGACGACGTCTATCGCGCGCGGATGCTGGTTGCTTCGGAGGGCTCGATCGCCAGCCCCGACAACACCATCGAACTGCTCGATTCGATCCCGCTCGGCTCCAGCCGGACGCTCGAAGGCGAACGGCTCCGCAATGTCCGCGAACGCGAACTGATGC includes the following:
- a CDS encoding MFS transporter; amino-acid sequence: MTVTAAARPDPHRNVVLGMLLVVYIFNFVDRQILSILAAPIQADLQLDDAQMGLLGGLAFALLYSTMAVPLAALADRTSRSWVIAVSLFAWSGFTAACGLAQNFWHIFLARLGVGIGEAGGVAPSYALIGDYFPSSQRATALSVYSLGIPIGSGLGVLLGGYIAATVDWRAAFFAVGLLGVLVVIPFKLLVRDKLKPPVAANAPALPARPTLRETAAVLARKPSFWFLSFGAAMSSMLGYGIAFWLPSLLIRSFGYTLVEASQFFGALLLIGGVAGVMAGGLLADRLGGRDRAYYSWLPGVGFFLGAPLFAAGILSSNASIAFLLFLLPQALAYVWLGPVLSAIQHLVVPAARSTASALFLLINNLIGLGGGIYALGALSTFLAPTYGEEALRWSMLYALGLYGVAALLMAAAGPHLRKDWVAE
- a CDS encoding alpha/beta hydrolase, which translates into the protein MEYREHRYASADGRLELFARDYASDGAGNGTPLLLMHGLTRNSGDFEPLAAHLAGDYRLIVPDQRGRGLSQVDPDPANYRPDVYAQDMFALLASLGVESPGLIGTSMGGLMAMVMNAVAPGTFPGIVFNDIGPVLATEGLARIGSYVGGGQPMADWDEAARACAAINGDAFPDFGEADWQAWARRTCRALPDGLIAFAYDSAIASGFADVGDTPQPDLWPLWDMLGTTPVLAIRGALSDLLTPDTLAEMRKRHAGPFASVTVPDRGHAPLLDEPVALEAITEFLKDHCP
- the rplJ gene encoding 50S ribosomal protein L10; amino-acid sequence: MDRSQKSEAVAELNAVFNEVGVVVVTRNLGMTVEQSTALRGKMRDAGASFKVAKNRLAKLAVKDTDYTGLDEYLTGPVGLAWSKDPVAAAKAVVEFAKTNDKLEIVGGSMGAQVLDEAGIRSLASMPSLDELRGKIVGLVNAPATKVVRTIAEPAGMLARVIGAYAAKDAA
- the rplL gene encoding 50S ribosomal protein L7/L12, translated to MADIAKLVEDLSALTVMEAAELAKALEEAWGVSAAAAVAVAGPAGGAPAEAVEEQTEFDVILTGDGGKKIQVIKEVRAITALGLTEAKTLVESAPKAIKEGVNKAEAEEIKAKIEAAGGTVEIK
- the fliE gene encoding flagellar hook-basal body complex protein FliE, which produces MSSVGPAAMGGLQDVLALRRQIADQSETLRGLRESGSPTAAPQPAATTIGGGFAETLRTTIDQVSATQARSSAITEAYERGEVTDIAQVMLARQESSVAFEATLQVRNKLLSAYQEIMRMGV
- a CDS encoding helix-turn-helix transcriptional regulator — its product is MPAEEGTNIVVKLDDLLHARRMTLTELAERVGLTLANLSILKTGKAKAIRFSTLEAICRELDCQPGDLLGYDTAA
- a CDS encoding sigma 54-interacting transcriptional regulator, yielding MVTIAHADVPALELLGSNAARIAYPAAEAEAARAALVAAAIAPGEPVAADSGTIAMLTLAQRVGQSEIPVLVEGPTGTGKEVLARFIHNSSPRATGPFVAVNCAAMPETMLEALLFGHRKGAFTGATEASEGFFRAADGGTLLLDELGEMPLSLQAKLLRVLEEGEVVPLGATVPIPVDVRIIACTNRDLAQEIAEGRFREDLYFRLNVFPLQLEALRERRADIAPLAFTMLLRHTPDRGNIPWLSSAAIAKLETHCWAGNVRELANVVRRALLLLGHGPVIGPDHIVFDHRARVVAAREMATPLTETAPRVLGDSAPRHLSSIARHSEMQAIADTLSANDGNRQATARALGISERTLRYRLATMREAGLLAAGGVR
- a CDS encoding TonB-dependent receptor; protein product: MTKALLWQSTAAALVLGALALPTQAQAQQAPADPEAEGENGGTIIVTARRREERLLDVPVAVSSFGGEELQRRGSVDLTDIAQITPNTTLEESRGTNSTLSAFIRGIGQQDPVSGFEQGVGIYLDDVYLNRPQAAVLDIYDVERIEVLRGPQGTLYGRNTIGGAVKYVTSELPDDPMVRLRGTVGTYGRAEGIVTASTPITDIVRVGASVARLSRDGFGENLTTGEENYNKDIWAARGTIEVGGNGEPYLLRVTGDYTHDQSNARGGHRLIPGAVSGAPVLDNVFDTRGGLVDPEQDVEGFGIAINARVDLSDALTLRSITSYRGDDSASPIDFDALPAVDVDVPAFYSNEQVSQEVQLIWDDGGAFTGLLGGYYLDARADTAFDVRLFTTFAGFTAFTQANVDTETFAVFGDFTYDITEQLSLSLGGRYTWDERQATILRQNYLGGGSPVFGGAGIPFGAPGTNFDGAANFNKFTPRVSLSFQPTPDHNIYASFSQGFKGGGFDPRGVGVNAPAATPGAPTDAEIADFLSFDPETVDSYEVGYKGSLLDDALYVAVAGFYADYTNVQIPGSVACNVGGIATFCGVVSNAGAAEFYGLEFETNARLAEDMLASGDELRLLGSLGWINAEYTEFVTNIGGVPTDVSEFREVQNTPEWSGSATLGYSTPMGGGELYLGSTLSYRSSTTQFEIPSPFLDQGGFALWDASIVYTADSGFTLGLYGRNLTDKEYRTSGYTFIQGNAVTGVPTIGTNGRPIPSLGTEGTLTAFYGNPRQVYLTATIEF
- a CDS encoding flagellin FliC gives rise to the protein MAVINTNISALRASNASSMADRMQAVAMERLSTGKRINGAKDDAAGLAIATTMTADIRAMKQGARNANDGIALAQTAEGALDEVSNMLQRVRELAVQSKTDTYSAADRGHMDAEVDQLQEQISDILANTEFNGVTLFSTTAGTDVTVTIATDATNTVDLTSVGIDGTNLTATALDVTTTALADTTITAVDAALEDISATRATLGAGQNRLESAINNLTTNSTNLADARSRIMDTDYSAETTALAKSQILSQASTAMLAQANQSQQNVLSLLR
- a CDS encoding HPP family protein yields the protein MFQAFLDRSATLLPQAALGHIGWLRGAVGATIAIGCSALLTRLLLGQNSADLPWLVAPLGASAVLVFAVPASPLAQPWPVIGGNLLSALIGLGLGAYLGSPWLAASLAVGLAIACMSLARCLHPPGGASALLCALGASGPEMWSWPHLVPIATNVVMLAVAGWAYNNATGHHWPHRAGPALLEPVTPAGNHTREDIEHLLREWDEVLDVDVDDLDAFYRELNRRISLRSRS
- a CDS encoding DUF2975 domain-containing protein, coding for MSTFKSDPLLGIAGAILWFMLGVMAFAGMIVVLCIPAVLIWGGEFVNAADLPPLTMNVRMLIALLLAGVAGLLYLGWRFFRAMQAILRSVGEGDPFIPANASRLTAMAWIMLAINVLSIPLGALGMYIADLAGEADVHAEAGIDAGGLVLILTLFILARVFRKGTEMREDLEGTV